One region of Glycine max cultivar Williams 82 chromosome 9, Glycine_max_v4.0, whole genome shotgun sequence genomic DNA includes:
- the LOC100775567 gene encoding UDP-glycosyltransferase 43, with the protein MILYVYIYMSIIHLNNSKLLGHLIMTRFEVVFIATPALGNLVPIVEFADLLTKHNPQLSATVLTVTTPQRPLISTYVQSRASSATNLKLLHLPTVDPPTPDQYQSFIAFVSLHIQNHKHQVKNALLNLKKNESNSFDSVRLVALFVDMFSTTLIDVAAELAVPCYLFFASPASFLGFTLHLDRVDPVESESELAVPSFENPLPRSVLPNLVLDANDAFSWVAYHARRYRETKGIFVNTVQELEPHALQSLYNDSELPRVYPIGPVLDLVGSNQWDPNPAQYKRIMEWLDQQPVSSVVFVCFGSMGSLKANQVEEIATGLEMANVRFLWALREPPKAQLEDPRDYTNPKDVLPDGFLERTAEMGLVCGWVPQAVVLAHKAVGGFVSHCGWNSILESLWHGVPIATWPVYAEQQMNAFQMVRELGLAVEIRVDYRVGGDLVRAEEVLNGVRSLMKGADEIQKKVKEMSDICRSALMENRSSYNNLVFLIQQLTS; encoded by the coding sequence ATGATACTAtatgtatacatatatatgtccATCATTCATCTCAATAATTCAAAGCTCCTTGGTCATCTTATCATGACTAGATTTGAAGTGGTTTTCATCGCTACCCCAGCCCTCGGCAACCTTGTTCCAATTGTGGAATTCGCGGATCTCCTAACCAAACACAACCCTCAATTATCTGCAACCGTTCTCACTGTCACCACGCCGCAACGACCCCTCATAAGCACCTACGTCCAATCCCGCGCCTCCTCAGCCACTAATCTCAAACTCCTCCACCTCCCTACAGTGGATCCACCCACACCCGACCAGTACCAATCCTTCATCGCCTTCGTCTCCCTCCACATCCAAAATCACAAACACCAGGTCAAGAACGCGCTCCTCAACCTAAAAAAAAACGAGTCAAACTCGTTTGACTCGGTTCGACTCGTCGCTCTCTTCGTCGACATGTTCTCCACCACGCTCATCGACGTCGCCGCCGAGCTCGCCGTCCCGTGCTACCTCTTCTTCGCGTCACCGGCGAGCTTCCTCGGCTTCACGCTCCACCTCGACCGAGTCGACCCGGTCGAGTCGGAATCCGAGTTGGCGGTTCCGAGTTTTGAAAACCCCTTGCCACGGTCCGTTTTGCCCAACCTCGTGTTGGACGCGAACGACGCGTTTTCTTGGGTGGCATACCACGCGAGAAGGTACAGGGAAACAAAGGGCATCTTCGTGAATACGGTTCAAGAGCTTGAACCTCACGCGCTTCAGTCACTCTACAACGATTCGGAATTGCCACGCGTTTATCCAATTGGGCCGGTTCTTGACCTTGTTGGATCGAACCAATGGGATCCGAACCCGGCCCAATACAAGCGAATTATGGAGTGGCTTGATCAGCAGCCTGTGTCTTCAGTGGTTTTTGTCTGCTTCGGGAGCATGGGAAGCTTAAAGGCAAACCAGGTGGAGGAGATTGCAACTGGGCTTGAAATGGCTAATGTTAGATTCTTATGGGCTTTGCGGGAGCCTCCGAAGGCCCAATTGGAAGACCCGAGAGATTACACAAACCCCAAGGACGTGCTACCAGATGGATTTCTTGAACGAACGGCTGAGATGGGTTTGGTGTGTGGGTGGGTCCCACAAGCGGTGGTGTTGGCCCACAAGGCCGTAGGGGGTTTCGTGTCGCATTGTGGTTGGAACTCGATATTAGAGAGCTTGTGGCATGGTGTACCGATTGCCACGTGGCCGGTGTACGCTGAGCAACAAATGAACGCGTTTCAAATGGTTAGGGAATTGGGATTAGCGGTGGAGATTAGGGTAGATTATAGGGTGGGTGGGGATCTGGTGCGGGCAGAAGAAGTGCTGAATGGCGTGAGGTCGCTGATGAAGGGTGCTGATGAGATccaaaaaaaggtgaaagagaTGAGTGACATCTGTAGAAGCGCATTGATGGAGAACAGGTCATCTTACAATAACCTAGTGTTCCTAATTCAACAGTTGACAAGTTGA